A genomic stretch from Streptomyces venezuelae ATCC 10712 includes:
- the ftsX gene encoding permease-like cell division protein FtsX — MRAQFVLSEIGVGLRRNLTMTFAVIISVALSLALFGGALLMREQVSTMKDYWYDKVNVSIYLCTKADAASATGKCGKGAVTAQQKEQLEADLKKMDIVETVYYESADEAFKRYKEQYGDTAIASVITPDQMPESFRVKLKDPEKYKVVATAFAGRDGVQSVQDQRDILQNLFDLMNGMNIAALGVMGLMLVIALMLIVNTVRVSAFSRRRETGIMRLVGASSFYIQMPFIMEAAFAGLLGGAVACVLLLAGRYFLIDHGIALADKMQLVNFIGWDAVLAKLPLVIAIGLLMPAVAAFIALRKYLKV; from the coding sequence ATGCGCGCTCAGTTCGTGCTCTCCGAGATCGGCGTCGGTCTCCGGCGCAATCTCACGATGACGTTCGCCGTCATCATCTCCGTGGCCCTCTCGCTCGCCCTGTTCGGCGGTGCGCTGCTCATGCGCGAGCAGGTCAGCACGATGAAGGACTACTGGTACGACAAGGTCAACGTCTCCATCTACCTCTGCACCAAGGCCGACGCCGCCTCGGCGACGGGCAAGTGCGGCAAGGGCGCGGTCACGGCCCAGCAGAAGGAGCAGCTCGAGGCCGACCTGAAGAAGATGGACATCGTCGAGACCGTCTACTACGAGTCGGCCGACGAGGCGTTCAAGCGGTACAAGGAGCAGTACGGCGACACCGCCATCGCCTCCGTCATCACGCCGGACCAGATGCCCGAGTCGTTCCGGGTGAAGCTGAAGGACCCGGAGAAGTACAAGGTCGTCGCCACCGCCTTCGCGGGGCGTGACGGCGTCCAGTCGGTCCAGGACCAGCGGGACATCCTGCAGAACCTCTTCGACCTGATGAACGGCATGAACATCGCCGCCCTCGGCGTCATGGGGCTGATGCTGGTCATCGCGCTGATGCTGATCGTGAACACCGTCCGGGTCTCGGCGTTCAGCCGCCGCCGCGAGACGGGCATCATGCGGCTCGTCGGCGCGTCCAGTTTCTACATCCAGATGCCGTTCATCATGGAGGCCGCGTTCGCCGGACTCCTGGGCGGTGCGGTCGCCTGCGTGCTGCTGCTGGCCGGCCGGTACTTCCTGATCGACCACGGCATCGCCCTCGCGGACAAGATGCAGCTGGTCAACTTCATCGGCTGGGACGCGGTCCTCGCGAAGCTCCCCCTGGTGATCGCCATCGGGCTGCTGATGCCCGCCGTGGCCGCCTTCATCGCGCTGCGCAAGTACCTGAAGGTGTGA
- the ftsE gene encoding cell division ATP-binding protein FtsE: MIRFDNVSKSYPKQNRPALRDVSLEIEKGEFVFLVGSSGSGKSTFLRLLLREERASHGQVHVLGKDLARLSNWKVPHMRRQLGTVFQDFRLLPNKTVAENVAFAQEVIGKPRGEIRKAVPQVLDLVGLGGKEDRMPGELSGGEQQRVAIARAFVNRPMLLIADEPTGNLDPQTSVGIMKLLDRINRTGTTVVMATHDQNIVDQMRKRVIELEKGRLVRDQARGVYGYQH; encoded by the coding sequence GTGATCCGATTCGACAACGTCTCCAAGTCCTATCCGAAGCAGAACCGCCCCGCGCTCCGGGATGTCTCCCTGGAGATCGAGAAGGGGGAGTTCGTCTTCCTCGTCGGTTCCTCCGGCTCCGGAAAGTCGACTTTCCTGCGGCTGCTCCTCCGTGAGGAGCGCGCCAGCCACGGCCAGGTGCACGTCCTCGGCAAGGACCTGGCCCGGCTCTCCAACTGGAAGGTGCCGCACATGCGGCGGCAGCTCGGCACCGTCTTCCAGGACTTCCGGCTCCTCCCCAACAAGACCGTCGCCGAGAACGTGGCCTTCGCCCAGGAGGTCATCGGCAAGCCGCGCGGCGAGATCCGCAAGGCCGTGCCGCAGGTGCTCGACCTGGTCGGACTCGGCGGCAAGGAGGACCGGATGCCGGGCGAGCTCTCCGGTGGTGAGCAGCAGCGCGTCGCCATCGCCCGCGCCTTCGTCAACCGCCCGATGCTGCTGATCGCGGACGAGCCCACCGGCAACCTCGACCCGCAGACCTCGGTCGGCATCATGAAGCTGCTCGACCGCATCAACAGGACAGGGACCACCGTCGTCATGGCGACCCACGACCAGAACATCGTCGACCAGATGCGCAAGCGCGTCATAGAGCTGGAGAAGGGCCGCCTCGTCCGTGACCAGGCGCGCGGCGTCTACGGATACCAGCACTGA
- a CDS encoding LPXTG cell wall anchor domain-containing protein, with translation MTKQMRIRVARIAAGAVIAAGASLTAAGAAQAVGAFGDEDPTPVPTCIPGTAGCEDTPPPVTTPPVTPPVTTPPVTTPPVTTPPVTTPPVTTPPVTTPPVTTPPVTKPPVTTPPVETVPPTTAPGPGETTKPGSTQPPTVPGDDSTDDAGTCTVDLDGAECVDNGNSNTDTNNAGSQPVQQGQAKEELAETGAAETTFLIIGAATMIAGGVGFRMLPRLVGGGRTAV, from the coding sequence ATGACCAAGCAGATGCGAATCCGTGTCGCGCGCATCGCCGCCGGCGCGGTGATCGCCGCCGGCGCGTCGCTCACGGCGGCGGGCGCGGCCCAGGCCGTGGGCGCCTTCGGTGACGAAGACCCGACCCCGGTTCCCACGTGCATCCCGGGGACCGCCGGGTGTGAGGACACGCCTCCGCCGGTGACCACGCCGCCGGTGACTCCGCCGGTGACGACCCCGCCGGTGACCACGCCGCCGGTGACGACGCCTCCGGTGACGACTCCGCCGGTGACCACGCCGCCGGTGACGACCCCGCCGGTGACCACGCCGCCGGTCACCAAGCCGCCGGTGACGACCCCGCCGGTCGAGACCGTCCCGCCGACCACGGCCCCGGGCCCGGGCGAGACCACCAAGCCCGGCTCGACCCAGCCGCCGACCGTCCCCGGTGACGACAGCACCGACGACGCCGGCACCTGCACCGTCGACCTCGACGGCGCCGAGTGCGTCGACAACGGCAACAGCAACACCGACACCAACAACGCCGGCTCGCAGCCCGTGCAGCAGGGTCAGGCCAAGGAGGAGCTCGCCGAGACCGGTGCGGCCGAGACCACGTTCCTGATCATCGGCGCCGCGACCATGATCGCCGGTGGCGTCGGCTTCCGCATGCTGCCGCGTCTCGTCGGCGGCGGTCGTACCGCCGTCTGA
- the prfB gene encoding peptide chain release factor 2: MAVVDVSEELKSLSSTMGSIEAVLDLEKLRADIAVLEEQAAAPSLWDDPEAAQKITSKLSHLQAEVRKAETLRGRIDDLAVLFELAEEMDDPDTLAEAEAELTSVRKALDEMEVRTLLSGEYDEREALVNIRAEAGGVDASDFAERLQRMYLRWAERHGYSTEVYETSYAEEAGIKSTTFVVKAPYAYGTLSVEQGTHRLVRISPFDNQGRRQTSFAGVEILPVVESSDHVEIDESELRVDVYRASGPGGQGVNTTDSAVRITHLPTGIVVSCQNERSQIQNKASAMNVLQAKLLERQRQEERAKMDALKDSGSSWGNQMRSYVLHPYQMVKDLRTEFEVGNPQSVLDGEIDGFLEAGIRWRKQQEK, from the coding sequence GTGGCAGTCGTCGATGTATCCGAAGAGCTGAAGTCCCTCTCCTCGACCATGGGGTCGATCGAGGCCGTCCTGGACCTCGAGAAGCTGAGGGCCGACATCGCCGTGCTCGAAGAGCAGGCCGCGGCCCCGTCCCTGTGGGACGACCCGGAGGCGGCGCAGAAGATCACGAGCAAGCTTTCGCACCTCCAGGCCGAGGTCCGCAAGGCCGAGACCCTGCGCGGGCGCATCGACGACCTCGCGGTGCTCTTCGAGCTCGCCGAGGAGATGGACGACCCGGACACCCTCGCCGAGGCCGAGGCGGAGCTCACCTCCGTCCGCAAGGCCCTCGACGAGATGGAGGTCCGCACCCTCCTCTCCGGCGAGTACGACGAGCGCGAGGCACTGGTCAACATCCGCGCCGAGGCCGGCGGCGTCGACGCCTCCGACTTCGCCGAGCGGCTCCAGCGCATGTACCTGCGCTGGGCCGAGCGGCACGGCTACTCGACCGAGGTCTACGAGACCTCGTACGCGGAAGAGGCCGGCATCAAGTCGACCACCTTCGTGGTGAAGGCGCCGTACGCCTACGGCACGCTCTCCGTCGAGCAGGGCACCCACCGGCTGGTCCGCATCTCGCCCTTCGACAACCAGGGGCGTCGCCAGACCTCCTTCGCGGGCGTCGAGATCCTCCCGGTCGTCGAGTCCTCCGACCACGTCGAGATCGACGAGTCCGAGCTGCGCGTCGACGTCTACCGCGCCTCGGGCCCCGGCGGCCAGGGCGTCAACACCACCGACTCGGCCGTGCGCATCACGCACCTCCCGACCGGCATCGTGGTCTCCTGCCAGAACGAGCGCTCCCAGATCCAGAACAAGGCGAGCGCGATGAACGTCCTCCAGGCCAAGCTGCTGGAGCGCCAGCGCCAGGAGGAGCGGGCCAAGATGGACGCCCTGAAGGACAGCGGCAGCTCCTGGGGCAACCAGATGCGCTCGTACGTCCTGCACCCGTACCAGATGGTCAAGGACCTCCGTACGGAGTTCGAGGTCGGCAACCCGCAGTCCGTCCTGGACGGCGAGATCGACGGCTTCCTGGAGGCGGGCATCCGCTGGCGCAAGCAGCAGGAGAAGTAA
- a CDS encoding serine/threonine-protein kinase has product MARNIGSRYTTHQILGRGSAGTVWLGEGPEGPVAVKLLREDLASDQELVGRFVQERTALLGLDHPRVVKVRDLVVDGNDLALVMDLVRGTDLRTRLDRERRLAPEAAVAIVADVADALAAAHAAGIVHRDVKPENILLDMEGPLGPGGAHPALLTDFGVAKLIDTPGRTKATRIIGTPDYLAPEIVEGLPPRAAVDIYALATVLYELLAGFTPFGGGHPGAVLRRHVTETVVPLPGIPEELWQLVVQCLAKAPASRLRASELATRLRDVLPMLKGIPPLDVDEPDAEPAQEPYEEDTYATATGAGEPGPRRAAVPLVPGASADSNRDTHTSMRVPAPDELSGGPLGTARAPRPAGARRPGSARHKAGAVRKRRITLTIAAVVVAGALGAGGYLAASGDAEGPPQDSKQSSLP; this is encoded by the coding sequence TTGGCACGGAACATCGGCAGCCGCTACACCACCCACCAGATCCTGGGGCGGGGCAGTGCAGGAACGGTGTGGCTCGGCGAGGGCCCCGAGGGGCCCGTCGCCGTCAAACTGCTGCGCGAGGACCTGGCCTCCGACCAGGAGCTCGTCGGCCGCTTCGTCCAGGAGCGGACCGCCCTGCTCGGCCTCGACCACCCCCGGGTGGTCAAGGTCCGCGACCTCGTCGTCGACGGCAACGACCTGGCCCTCGTCATGGACCTGGTCCGCGGCACCGACCTGCGCACCCGCCTCGACCGCGAGCGGCGGCTCGCCCCCGAGGCGGCCGTCGCGATCGTCGCCGACGTCGCCGACGCCCTCGCCGCCGCGCACGCGGCCGGAATCGTCCACCGGGACGTCAAGCCGGAGAACATCCTGCTCGACATGGAGGGCCCGCTCGGCCCCGGCGGCGCCCACCCCGCCCTCCTCACCGACTTCGGCGTCGCCAAACTGATCGACACCCCCGGCCGCACCAAGGCCACCCGGATCATCGGCACCCCCGACTACCTCGCCCCCGAGATCGTCGAGGGCCTCCCGCCGCGCGCGGCCGTCGACATCTACGCGCTCGCGACCGTCCTGTACGAGCTGCTCGCGGGCTTCACCCCGTTCGGCGGCGGCCACCCCGGCGCCGTCCTGCGCCGCCACGTCACCGAGACCGTCGTGCCGCTGCCCGGCATCCCCGAGGAGCTGTGGCAGCTGGTCGTCCAGTGCCTCGCGAAGGCCCCGGCCTCCCGGCTGCGCGCCTCCGAGCTCGCCACCCGCCTCCGGGACGTCCTGCCGATGCTCAAGGGCATCCCGCCGCTCGACGTGGACGAGCCGGACGCCGAGCCCGCGCAGGAGCCGTACGAGGAGGACACGTACGCGACCGCCACGGGCGCCGGGGAGCCCGGCCCGCGCCGCGCCGCCGTCCCGCTCGTCCCCGGCGCCTCCGCCGACTCCAACCGCGACACCCACACCTCCATGCGGGTCCCGGCGCCCGACGAGCTCTCCGGCGGCCCCCTGGGCACGGCCCGCGCGCCGCGCCCGGCGGGCGCCCGCAGACCCGGCTCGGCCCGGCACAAGGCCGGGGCGGTCCGCAAGCGCCGGATCACGCTCACCATCGCGGCGGTCGTCGTCGCGGGAGCGCTCGGCGCCGGCGGCTACCTCGCGGCCTCCGGGGACGCCGAAGGCCCGCCGCAGGACTCCAAGCAGTCCTCGCTGCCGTAG
- a CDS encoding serine/threonine-protein kinase, whose product MRPIGSKYLLEEPLGRGATGTVWRARQRETAGAEAAVPGQPGETVAIKVLKEELANDADIVMRFLRERSVLLRLTHPNIVRTRDLVVEGDVLALVMDLVEGPDLHRYIRDSGPLTPVAAALLTAQIADALAASHADGVVHRDLKPANVLLAEQGGQMHPMLTDFGIARLADSPGLTRTHEFVGTPAYVAPESAEGRPQTSAVDIYGAGILLYELVTGRPPFAGGTALEVLHRHLSEEPRRPSTVPGPLWTVIERCLSKDPERRPSAVNLARGLRAVAAGIGVHSTPAQIEAAEGVGALLAPDPAPAPVPETPGAADPTQVLPSGGTPPRYDPAGATSVMPTSGPGGAADPTAVMPPVPSQPPQSGQGAQSEEPHPWQSQLRQVRDRNEQTQVQYLDPAQDPLRRRPQRQPQQQPPQDQRPGQYGQGQQGQQGQYGQQPPPYQQQRPAPQRPQQPYPPQHQQQHQPQQYAPPPPAPQQYAQPQQQYTPPQPPPQAPAPRPPRQRSANPVRIPGLGCLKGCLIMIVLFVVAGWLIWELTPLQDWIAEGKSYWEAIGDGISTVTDWVSTIGDAADSTGTTGGTPGQ is encoded by the coding sequence GTGCGGCCTATCGGCAGCAAGTACCTGCTCGAGGAGCCGCTCGGCCGCGGCGCCACGGGCACCGTCTGGCGAGCCCGCCAGCGGGAGACGGCGGGCGCCGAGGCGGCCGTGCCCGGCCAGCCCGGCGAGACCGTGGCGATCAAGGTCCTGAAGGAGGAGCTGGCCAACGACGCGGACATCGTGATGCGCTTCCTGCGCGAGCGGTCCGTGCTGCTCCGGCTCACCCACCCCAACATCGTGCGCACCCGCGACCTGGTCGTCGAGGGCGATGTCCTCGCGCTCGTCATGGACCTCGTCGAGGGCCCCGACCTGCACCGGTACATCAGGGACAGCGGCCCGCTCACCCCGGTCGCCGCCGCCCTCCTGACCGCCCAGATCGCCGACGCGCTCGCCGCGAGCCACGCCGACGGCGTCGTCCACCGCGACCTGAAGCCGGCCAACGTCCTGCTCGCCGAGCAGGGCGGCCAGATGCACCCGATGCTGACCGACTTCGGCATCGCGCGCCTCGCGGACTCCCCGGGACTGACCCGCACCCACGAGTTCGTGGGCACGCCCGCGTACGTGGCGCCGGAGTCCGCCGAGGGCCGTCCGCAGACCTCCGCCGTCGACATCTACGGCGCCGGCATCCTGCTCTACGAGCTGGTCACCGGCCGGCCCCCGTTCGCCGGCGGCACCGCCCTTGAGGTCCTGCACCGGCACCTCAGCGAGGAGCCGCGCCGGCCCTCGACCGTCCCGGGGCCGCTGTGGACGGTCATAGAGCGCTGCCTCAGCAAGGACCCCGAGCGCCGGCCCAGCGCCGTCAACCTCGCGCGCGGTCTGCGCGCGGTCGCCGCGGGCATCGGCGTGCACTCCACGCCCGCCCAGATCGAGGCGGCCGAGGGCGTCGGGGCGCTCCTCGCCCCGGACCCCGCGCCCGCGCCCGTGCCGGAGACCCCGGGCGCCGCCGACCCGACCCAGGTCCTGCCCAGCGGCGGGACGCCCCCGCGGTACGACCCGGCCGGCGCCACCAGTGTCATGCCGACCAGCGGTCCGGGCGGCGCCGCCGACCCCACGGCCGTCATGCCCCCCGTGCCGTCGCAGCCGCCGCAGTCCGGGCAGGGCGCGCAGTCCGAGGAGCCGCACCCCTGGCAGAGCCAGCTGCGCCAGGTCCGCGACCGCAACGAGCAGACGCAGGTCCAGTACCTGGACCCGGCTCAGGACCCGCTGCGCCGCCGCCCCCAGCGGCAGCCGCAGCAGCAGCCCCCGCAGGACCAGCGGCCCGGCCAGTACGGGCAGGGCCAGCAGGGCCAGCAGGGCCAGTACGGCCAGCAGCCGCCGCCGTACCAGCAGCAGCGGCCCGCCCCCCAGCGGCCGCAGCAGCCGTACCCGCCGCAGCACCAGCAGCAGCACCAGCCCCAGCAGTACGCGCCGCCGCCGCCCGCCCCGCAGCAGTACGCGCAGCCCCAGCAGCAGTACACCCCGCCGCAGCCGCCGCCCCAGGCCCCGGCGCCGCGCCCGCCGCGTCAGCGCAGCGCCAACCCGGTGCGGATCCCCGGCCTCGGCTGCCTCAAGGGCTGCCTGATCATGATCGTGCTGTTCGTGGTCGCGGGCTGGCTGATCTGGGAGCTCACCCCGCTCCAGGACTGGATCGCCGAGGGCAAGAGCTACTGGGAGGCCATCGGCGACGGCATCTCGACGGTGACCGACTGGGTCTCCACGATCGGCGACGCCGCCGACTCCACGGGTACTACCGGCGGTACGCCGGGGCAGTGA
- a CDS encoding FtsK/SpoIIIE domain-containing protein — protein MQIRLTVLAPYAGHGAGRACDVLVTAPAGTALAAVASNLAAAVTGPDTSSSGTTVLYAGAERLDGRRCVLGEPPLVDGAVLSLQVPGPDERVGETATARLHVVAGPDAGGVHLLHGGPIRIGRSADADVPLDDPDVSRAHCTVTVGEDGRVTVADRGSTNGTTLDGVPVGDRPVGFRPGALLRLGESALRLTGPGDDLGGAETRATAPDGEGHLRVARPGDLTDAPVRADRSAPASGPRPAPGGPVDDTTHGGAGGVLSGRAPEDAHDDPYGPGHGAGSPGHARAGDPHATPYDRADHDEPGGEAHSRTRTARVEAPEPPSGSPRAGSRRGLGAWARRLAGGREELPAPTAGPRTPPDTHTGTRTGTGGPDGAAARVPVADTWPDPATVLLTALGPGPRLWERGLDHPESLVVRLGTTDRAELSGVPVTVGLREAGSLGLAGPADRLAGLARSVVAQLATLHSPSDLEIVLISADRNRSLDERRRAWGWLGWLPHVRPAHGQDCRLLLAYDREQAQARTAELTRRLDDGPLGPGWPSADRAAVAEAAARHTGPTTVVVVDGDPGSAALRETVARLAGAGAAAGIHLLCLAEAPAASPVSPVAATYETACASSLAFRECGAAALLSGDVATALRLLRTSGGRVAGHGTVGVVDAVSVAWADRFGRALAPLRTDTTAAPGARAAALPPSARLLDELGLARATPASLMARWASAGDGTAVLGAGPRGPLAVDLTREGPHLLIEGPAGSGRTELLRSIAASLAAGGRPDRLGLLLVDGAGGERGEGLAACTELPHVTEHLVASDPVRMREFAQALGAELKRRAEILGDGHFADRRGPARDRLIGQRAPSAAESVPQGARASVRVQDTGDLTDRPSGRTLRTGDGAIGALPSARTGHPGAPDQGGRPSGRITYDLDSRPSGRVPYPGDAEPTPPYPGDLNPRPSGRTPYPGDLDDRASGRTPYPGDLDGRSSSRTPYPGGADDLGGRSSARTAYPGDLDGRSSNRTPYPGDLDGRSSSRTPYGGGAEEFGGRPGGRGSYAGSEELSSGRPSSRTLRTGDGDLTDHPSGRVPRPGTGDLTDHPSGRVPRPGTGDLVDRPSGRVARPGTGDLTDHPSGRVPRPAGGEQAAGRGAGSVPLPRLVVLVDDFDALVAPALGASGRPAAGSVVRALEAVARNGERLGVHLVATSARPDRTADTELAHGARLRIVLDAPPLTAGPDVPAAGRGRLGHPDGRVTPFQAGRVTGRIPRTATLRPTVVPLEWERMGDPPTRRPVRELGNGPTDLALLASALDRAARSVEATPVPPLTPATHG, from the coding sequence ATGCAGATCCGGCTGACCGTCCTCGCGCCGTACGCCGGCCATGGCGCCGGACGTGCGTGCGACGTGCTCGTCACGGCCCCCGCCGGGACGGCACTGGCCGCCGTGGCCTCGAATCTCGCCGCCGCCGTCACCGGCCCCGACACCTCCTCCTCGGGCACCACCGTGCTCTACGCGGGCGCGGAGCGGCTCGACGGCCGCCGCTGCGTCCTCGGCGAGCCCCCGCTGGTCGACGGCGCGGTCCTCTCCCTCCAGGTCCCCGGCCCCGACGAGCGGGTCGGCGAGACGGCCACCGCCCGGCTGCACGTGGTCGCGGGACCCGACGCGGGCGGAGTGCACCTGCTGCACGGCGGACCGATCAGAATCGGCCGTTCCGCCGACGCCGACGTGCCGCTCGACGACCCGGACGTCTCCCGCGCGCACTGCACGGTGACCGTCGGCGAGGACGGCCGCGTGACCGTCGCCGACCGCGGCTCCACGAACGGCACGACCCTCGACGGGGTGCCCGTCGGCGACCGCCCGGTCGGCTTCCGCCCCGGCGCGCTGCTCCGGCTCGGCGAGTCCGCCCTCCGGCTGACCGGCCCCGGCGACGACCTCGGCGGTGCGGAGACGAGGGCGACGGCCCCGGACGGCGAGGGCCATCTGCGGGTGGCGCGGCCTGGCGACCTCACGGACGCGCCGGTACGCGCCGACCGGTCGGCACCCGCCTCCGGGCCCCGCCCGGCCCCCGGAGGCCCGGTCGACGACACCACCCACGGCGGGGCGGGCGGCGTCCTGTCCGGCCGCGCCCCCGAGGACGCCCACGACGACCCGTACGGCCCCGGGCACGGGGCGGGCTCCCCCGGCCACGCGCGCGCGGGAGACCCCCACGCCACCCCCTACGACCGCGCCGACCACGACGAGCCCGGCGGCGAGGCCCACAGCCGGACCCGTACGGCCCGCGTCGAGGCCCCCGAGCCGCCGTCCGGCTCCCCGCGCGCGGGGAGCAGGCGCGGCCTCGGCGCATGGGCCCGGCGGCTCGCGGGCGGGCGCGAGGAACTCCCCGCCCCCACCGCAGGCCCCCGCACGCCCCCGGACACCCACACCGGGACGCGGACCGGCACCGGCGGGCCGGACGGCGCCGCCGCGCGCGTACCGGTGGCCGACACCTGGCCCGACCCGGCCACCGTCCTGCTCACCGCCCTCGGACCCGGCCCCCGGCTCTGGGAGCGCGGCCTGGACCACCCCGAGTCCCTGGTGGTCCGGCTCGGCACCACGGACCGCGCCGAACTCTCCGGCGTCCCCGTCACCGTCGGGCTGCGCGAGGCCGGTTCGCTCGGCCTCGCCGGCCCCGCCGACCGGCTCGCCGGCCTCGCCCGCTCCGTCGTCGCCCAGCTCGCCACCCTGCACTCCCCCTCCGACCTGGAGATCGTGCTCATCAGCGCCGACCGGAACCGCTCGCTCGACGAGCGGCGCCGGGCCTGGGGCTGGCTCGGCTGGCTCCCCCACGTCCGCCCGGCCCACGGCCAGGACTGCCGGCTGCTCCTGGCGTACGACCGCGAGCAGGCCCAGGCCCGTACGGCCGAGCTGACCCGGCGGCTCGACGACGGCCCGCTCGGCCCCGGCTGGCCCAGCGCCGACCGCGCCGCCGTCGCCGAGGCCGCCGCCCGTCACACGGGGCCGACGACCGTCGTGGTCGTGGACGGCGACCCCGGTTCGGCGGCCCTGCGCGAGACGGTGGCGCGGCTCGCCGGAGCCGGTGCCGCCGCCGGCATCCACCTGCTCTGCCTCGCCGAGGCGCCCGCCGCTTCCCCGGTCTCCCCCGTCGCCGCCACCTACGAGACGGCCTGCGCCTCCTCCCTCGCCTTCCGCGAGTGCGGGGCCGCCGCCCTCCTCAGCGGCGACGTGGCCACGGCGCTGCGGCTGCTGCGGACTTCCGGCGGCCGGGTCGCCGGCCACGGCACCGTCGGCGTGGTCGACGCGGTCTCCGTCGCCTGGGCCGACCGGTTCGGGCGCGCGCTCGCCCCGCTGCGGACGGACACGACGGCGGCGCCGGGCGCGCGCGCCGCCGCGCTCCCCCCGTCGGCCCGGCTCCTCGACGAGCTGGGGCTCGCCCGGGCCACCCCCGCCTCCCTGATGGCCCGCTGGGCCTCCGCCGGGGACGGCACGGCCGTCCTGGGCGCGGGACCGCGCGGCCCGCTCGCCGTGGACCTCACCCGCGAGGGCCCGCACCTGCTGATCGAGGGCCCTGCCGGAAGCGGACGGACGGAGCTGCTCCGCTCGATCGCCGCGTCCCTCGCGGCCGGCGGCCGCCCCGACCGGCTCGGCCTGCTCCTGGTGGACGGAGCGGGCGGCGAGCGCGGTGAGGGACTCGCGGCCTGTACGGAGCTGCCGCACGTCACCGAGCACCTGGTCGCCTCGGACCCGGTGCGGATGCGGGAGTTCGCGCAGGCGCTGGGCGCGGAGCTCAAGCGCCGGGCCGAGATCCTGGGCGACGGGCACTTCGCCGACCGCCGCGGCCCGGCCCGCGACCGGCTGATCGGCCAGCGCGCCCCGAGCGCGGCCGAGTCCGTGCCGCAGGGCGCCCGCGCGAGCGTCCGCGTCCAGGACACGGGCGACCTCACGGACCGCCCGAGCGGCCGCACCCTGCGCACCGGCGACGGCGCGATCGGCGCCCTCCCGAGCGCGCGCACCGGCCACCCGGGCGCCCCCGACCAGGGCGGTCGCCCGAGCGGCCGTATCACCTACGACCTGGACAGCCGCCCGAGCGGCCGCGTGCCGTACCCGGGAGACGCCGAACCCACGCCGCCGTACCCGGGAGACCTGAACCCCCGGCCGAGCGGACGGACCCCGTACCCCGGCGACCTCGACGACCGCGCGAGCGGACGGACCCCGTACCCCGGCGACCTCGACGGCCGCTCCAGCAGCCGCACGCCGTACCCCGGCGGCGCGGACGACCTCGGGGGGCGGTCCAGCGCCCGCACCGCCTACCCGGGAGACCTCGACGGCCGGTCGAGCAACCGCACCCCCTACCCCGGCGACCTCGACGGCAGGTCCAGCAGCCGTACCCCGTACGGCGGTGGCGCCGAGGAGTTCGGGGGACGGCCGGGCGGCCGGGGGTCGTACGCCGGCTCCGAGGAGCTGAGCAGCGGCCGCCCCAGCAGCCGCACCCTGCGCACCGGCGACGGTGACCTCACCGACCACCCCAGCGGCCGCGTACCCCGCCCCGGAACCGGCGACCTGACCGACCACCCCAGCGGGCGCGTCCCTCGTCCCGGAACCGGTGACCTCGTCGACCGTCCCAGCGGGCGCGTGGCCCGCCCCGGGACCGGCGACCTCACCGACCACCCCAGCGGGCGGGTGCCGCGGCCCGCCGGGGGCGAGCAGGCGGCCGGCCGGGGGGCCGGGTCCGTTCCGCTTCCCCGGCTCGTCGTGCTCGTCGACGACTTCGACGCGCTCGTCGCTCCCGCGCTCGGCGCCTCCGGGCGCCCCGCCGCCGGGTCCGTCGTGCGGGCCCTGGAGGCCGTCGCGCGGAACGGCGAGCGGCTCGGCGTGCACCTCGTCGCGACCTCCGCCCGCCCCGACCGGACCGCCGACACCGAGCTGGCCCACGGGGCCCGGCTGCGGATCGTGCTGGACGCGCCTCCGCTGACGGCCGGTCCTGACGTACCGGCGGCCGGGCGCGGGCGGCTCGGGCATCCGGACGGCCGGGTCACCCCGTTCCAGGCGGGTCGCGTGACCGGCCGGATCCCCCGGACGGCGACGCTCCGGCCGACGGTGGTCCCGCTGGAGTGGGAGCGGATGGGCGATCCGCCGACCCGCCGCCCGGTCCGTGAACTGGGCAACGGTCCGACGGACCTCGCTCTCCTCGCGAGCGCGCTGGACCGGGCCGCCCGCTCGGTCGAGGCGACTCCCGTGCCCCCGCTGACCCCCGCGACCCACGGCTGA